AGCTGGCGGGCAAGCTCGGAGAGGCCGTCGACGATTATGCCCAAGGAGGGTACGGTCGACAGTTTGCGCAAGCCGTGCAAGATGGCGATACTTCGGCTGCCTTGACCTATTTTGCAGCGAGCTTCTTGTCAATTGGGATGACGGTGGAGAGCGGTGGTTCAAGCTCTGCATTGAGAGGTGTTGCGCAATCTGCGGCAAAGGGGATGCCGCTTGTTGGCGGAGGGGCCAAACTGGAGAACCTGACCGCGCAAGAGATTGCGCGCATTCAGAATGCAGCGAATCGAACCGGAACGGAAATTTCGGTTGTGGGAAGTCGGGCGAAAGGGACGCCTGGGCCTCTCTCTGATTGGGACTACGTTGTACCGGAGGCTACTGGTAGCCGCACGATTCATAGTTTGCGCAGCTCGTTGCCGGAGGGACCTAGATCATTGGGTGAGCCACGTAATCAGGATTTCTTCCGCTCTCTGGTCGATCCCACCAAACCGTTTATCACCTTTACGCCTCAATGAATGGTGTTGAAATGACCAATGAAGTCCAATTGCTGAGTCGTCCGATTAATTTTGCGGTGGTTCAATTGCCAGAAAGAAAGTCGCCTGGTGTTGTTGTTCAAGGCGACACATTGCATGCGCTGAAGCAACAAATCAGTGAAATGGCTCGTCTGCTTGCATCGAAAGACTTGGAAGATTTGGAATCAGAGATCGAGGATATGCAGGAAGTGTTGACGGAAGCGTTAACGCATTACGAAAAAATCTGTTCTGAGCGGGGCATAGCCTTGCCATATACCGACTTGTCAAGTCCCCGGAGATTATAGACACGTTTCTTGAAGCGTTCAGGGCGTTTGTCGCGCCAGTCCTTGAGTGCCTGGATTGGAGCGATGTGGCCGATGGCTTTCTGCGAAATGTGTTGATTATAGACCTGAACAGAGCGCTCGATGGTCTGGGCCAGCGTCTCGGCGGCGTCAAAGGCATCTCATTACACACATGTTCATAAGTCATGAGATTCCCTGGCGTATTTGATCCCGGCGGCCACGTCTCTGATGCGCTGCAGACCGAGCCAAATGGTCTTCACACCGGGCTCGCCATCGCCCTTGCGTCCGAGAAAACCGCCCTGGCGGGCGATCAAGCGCAGCACGTCGTTGAGTCGTGGAGGCGACTTGGGTACGGGCTTCTTGGCCAGGATGTAGGTCGCTTGCCACTCTTCGGGTTCAAACAACAGCGACGCCTCCAGGTCTGGCACGGTACGCCCCAGACGCATCAGTCGGGCGATGCGCCATCCCACCACCAGAAACAGCGCGAAGGCGCGCTCCAGGCGCGCGACGGTGCCCAGTTGCAGGGCCTCGACACGACAGCCTTCCTTGAGCACCAAAAACAGCCGTTCGATTTCCCAGCGCGCCCGGTACCACTCGATCAGTTCGACGACGGTCGCGAGCGTCTCCGCCGTGCGGTTGGTCAGCAGACGCCATTCAATCGGTTTGACGCCCTTGGGAGCCTCCATTTCACGGGCGATCACACAGGTGACCTCAAGGTGACCGTGGCGCCGATCCGAGAGCGTGACGCCTCTGGCATAGAGTTGCTGACGCACCTCTCGGGCCTGACGTCCGCGACCGGGCGGCCGGGTGAAGCGCACCGTCCCAAGTGGCTTGGTCTCCAGCACATGCGCCCACAGCTTCCGGCCCTCGCCACCGGGCAACGCGCGGTTATGCTTGGCGCGCAACAGCCAATCGGCGGGGGTTGCCAAATCCCGCGCGCGCACCATCAGGTCCAGTATGTCGGCCTCACGATCGGCCACATAGACCAGGCGGGTGTCGGGCAACTCCCTGGCCAGGTCCGCGACCCGTTCATAGCCTTCTTTCCAGCGCACACTCTCGGGGCCTCCCGGACGCTGGCCGTCGGCGTCTTTTGGCTCGCGGGCCCACATCCAGGCATCCAGGACACCCAACGGTTCGCGCTCGGGCGTCACCGCGTAGGTCGGATGCAGGTACATCCCGCGCTGGGCCTCGTAGCTCAAGGGACCAAGTCCTTTGATCGTCTGGCCGTTGAAGTCCAGCTCCGTGGTGTCCTGCAGACACAGCACCACCGGATAGGCCGCCATGCGCCTCTGCGTGCACTGACGATGCGGCTCCAGAATGTCGAGCCAGTCGTAGCGTTCACTGCCGAGAAACCGATAGGCCGCCTGCGTCTCCGCCCAGCCGTTGCAGGCCCCCGGAATACTCGCCGTCGGATGCTCGGCCAGGCGCTCGATCAAGTGGATCGCACGCCGGTCGCGGCGCGTGTCGCCCAGATCAATCGAGGCCAATTCTTCCGACGCCCAGCCCATCGTGTGCTCCAACATGTCTCAGAAAAACAGTTCTCTATCGTACACCCAGAGTTCTGTGTAATGGGATGCGTCAAAGGCTCTGCGGGGTTTCTTGTCTGTCATGCTCGTCTGTACTCAGGGGACTCATGGCCCCTATCGAGGTGTCCAGAATTATTGGACCATGACAGTCCATTCGGCTACTTTAACCTACCGCCTCATCGATCCGATTGACGTCCACCGCCACGCTCAGATCATGCTGCCCGCCCCCATAGAAGATCCCGCGTAGCGGCGTGACATCCTGGAAATCGCGCCCGATGGCCGTGGTGATGTGCTGCTCGACCGGAATGCAGTCGTTGGTCGGATCGAAGTCGATCCAGCCATGATCCGGCACCAGCACCGAGAACCAGGCATGCGAGGCGTCCGCGCCCTGAAGCTTGACCTGACCCGGCGGCGGCAGGGTCTCCAGATAGCCGCTCACATAGCGCGCCGCCAGTCCCAGCCCGCGCAGTCCCGAGATGGCGATATGCGCGAAATCCTGACAGACCCCCCGACGCTGGCGCATCACCTCGGCCACCGGCGTGGCGACCGTGGTCGCGGTCGGGTCGTACTCGATCTCGCGATGGATGCGGGTCA
The sequence above is drawn from the Allochromatium vinosum DSM 180 genome and encodes:
- a CDS encoding DUF6959 family protein yields the protein MTNEVQLLSRPINFAVVQLPERKSPGVVVQGDTLHALKQQISEMARLLASKDLEDLESEIEDMQEVLTEALTHYEKICSERGIALPYTDLSSPRRL
- a CDS encoding IS4 family transposase, whose product is MGWASEELASIDLGDTRRDRRAIHLIERLAEHPTASIPGACNGWAETQAAYRFLGSERYDWLDILEPHRQCTQRRMAAYPVVLCLQDTTELDFNGQTIKGLGPLSYEAQRGMYLHPTYAVTPEREPLGVLDAWMWAREPKDADGQRPGGPESVRWKEGYERVADLARELPDTRLVYVADREADILDLMVRARDLATPADWLLRAKHNRALPGGEGRKLWAHVLETKPLGTVRFTRPPGRGRQAREVRQQLYARGVTLSDRRHGHLEVTCVIAREMEAPKGVKPIEWRLLTNRTAETLATVVELIEWYRARWEIERLFLVLKEGCRVEALQLGTVARLERAFALFLVVGWRIARLMRLGRTVPDLEASLLFEPEEWQATYILAKKPVPKSPPRLNDVLRLIARQGGFLGRKGDGEPGVKTIWLGLQRIRDVAAGIKYARESHDL